A section of the Thermodesulfobacteriota bacterium genome encodes:
- a CDS encoding glycosyltransferase family 2 protein, which translates to MKPSISVIVLTYNEENNVEACLQSVFDWTDHLFILDSYSTDRTLEIVKKYTNNIYSHPFENQARQLNWALCNLPFKTEWILRLDADEKVTPELKNEILEKLPNLSGEVTGLYMKRRVYFMGRWIRHGGYYPTWLLRIWRRGKAHCEERWMDEHIKIREGKVLFLENDIIDDNHNKLHWWIGKHNSYATREAIDLLNLKHKFVIYDTVPTKLFGTQEQRKRWLKQTIYANMPLFLRPFLYFIYRYVIRLGFLDGKEGLIWHFLQGLWYRFLVDAKIYEVQMRARAEDRNVGEIICEMLESGVESGRLESGKVSTALQESKTRI; encoded by the coding sequence ATGAAACCTTCAATCTCCGTTATCGTCCTAACCTACAACGAAGAGAACAATGTTGAGGCTTGTCTCCAGAGTGTGTTTGATTGGACAGATCATTTATTTATATTGGATTCCTATTCTACGGACAGAACTTTAGAAATTGTCAAAAAGTACACGAACAATATATATAGTCACCCTTTTGAAAACCAGGCAAGACAGCTTAATTGGGCATTATGTAATCTACCTTTTAAAACCGAATGGATATTGCGATTGGATGCAGACGAGAAAGTGACTCCAGAATTAAAGAACGAAATTTTAGAAAAACTGCCCAATTTAAGCGGCGAGGTAACTGGGTTATACATGAAAAGAAGGGTTTACTTCATGGGCAGATGGATAAGGCACGGAGGTTATTATCCTACATGGCTTTTGAGAATATGGAGAAGGGGAAAAGCCCATTGTGAAGAAAGGTGGATGGACGAACATATAAAAATCAGGGAGGGAAAAGTCCTATTCTTGGAGAACGATATTATCGATGATAATCACAACAAACTACATTGGTGGATTGGCAAACACAATAGCTACGCTACCAGAGAAGCTATAGATCTTCTTAACCTTAAACACAAATTTGTGATTTACGACACCGTGCCGACTAAGCTGTTTGGGACCCAAGAGCAGAGAAAGAGGTGGCTCAAGCAAACAATCTACGCCAATATGCCACTCTTCCTTAGGCCTTTTTTGTACTTTATCTACAGATATGTAATAAGGCTCGGATTTTTAGACGGGAAAGAGGGGTTAATATGGCACTTCCTGCAGGGTCTCTGGTATCGATTCCTGGTGGATGCAAAAATATATGAGGTTCAAATGAGAGCCAGGGCAGAGGATAGAAATGTAGGAGAAATAATCTGCGAAATGCTCGAATCTGGTGTAGAGAGTGGAAGGCTAGAGTCCGGTAAGGTCTCTACCGCTCTTCAAGAATCTAAAACAAGAATATAA
- a CDS encoding methyltransferase domain-containing protein translates to MVHQRWKDLLFYGVGLYSLVSYPLFRIKFDKSKDLGLHIGCGKKKIPGLVNIDANPLAKSDLLYDVRVRLPFSNDSVKFIYSGGTLEHFYPDELSNILKEFYRVLQKDGVLRIVVPDLEKSTKAYLEKDYDFFLDFPRSFKSMGGRFTNFLFCDAQHKMAFDFDFMKEILNSLGFQRIHKLSWGNSFLDAETYERIKPSEDEYKDYSLFVEAIK, encoded by the coding sequence ATGGTACATCAAAGATGGAAGGACTTATTATTTTACGGCGTAGGTCTATATTCCTTGGTGTCTTACCCTTTATTTAGAATAAAATTTGATAAGTCCAAGGACTTAGGTCTTCATATAGGCTGCGGAAAGAAAAAAATACCGGGGTTGGTGAATATAGATGCTAACCCCTTAGCCAAGTCGGATTTGCTATACGATGTGAGGGTCAGGTTACCTTTTAGCAATGACTCGGTGAAGTTTATATATAGTGGTGGTACTCTGGAACACTTTTATCCTGACGAGTTATCAAATATTCTTAAAGAGTTTTATAGGGTGCTCCAAAAGGATGGAGTCTTAAGGATAGTTGTTCCGGACTTAGAGAAATCCACAAAGGCCTATCTAGAGAAAGATTATGATTTTTTTCTAGATTTTCCGAGAAGTTTCAAGAGTATGGGAGGTAGATTTACCAATTTTCTGTTCTGTGATGCCCAGCACAAAATGGCATTTGATTTTGATTTCATGAAGGAGATATTGAATAGTTTGGGCTTTCAGAGAATCCATAAGTTAAGCTGGGGAAACTCATTCCTGGATGCCGAGACCTACGAGAGGATAAAACCCTCCGAGGACGAATACAAGGACTATAGCTTATTCGTAGAAGCTATAAAGTGA
- a CDS encoding class I SAM-dependent methyltransferase, with protein MKSEPSIIPPDKGFIRNWAWNESRVHAHGYLIKSIRRILDELKVPKTAQILDVGCGGGYILHELYTDGYRNIWGFDIAEDGIMLSKDEFSEIKEKFAVHDCYDKKLPESFPSGGYDLALSTEVIEHLYSPKKYLENINYWLQEKGYLIVTTPYNGYLKTLAIALLNKFDLHFNPLWEGGHIKFFSKHTLYTMLEDTAFEPVGFLGSGRFPYLWKSMVIVAQKIGLDGNL; from the coding sequence ATGAAGAGCGAGCCTTCTATTATTCCACCGGATAAAGGATTTATTAGAAATTGGGCCTGGAATGAATCAAGAGTCCATGCTCATGGCTATCTCATAAAAAGCATTAGAAGAATTTTGGATGAGCTTAAGGTACCTAAAACGGCTCAAATTCTGGATGTCGGCTGCGGCGGCGGATATATCCTGCATGAGCTTTATACTGACGGTTACCGGAATATCTGGGGTTTTGATATAGCCGAGGATGGAATAATGCTTTCTAAAGACGAATTTTCGGAGATTAAGGAAAAATTTGCGGTCCACGACTGCTATGATAAAAAACTTCCGGAATCGTTTCCCAGCGGCGGTTATGATTTGGCTTTGTCGACAGAAGTGATAGAGCATTTATACAGTCCCAAAAAATACTTGGAAAACATAAACTATTGGCTCCAGGAAAAAGGGTACCTAATTGTCACCACGCCTTATAACGGCTATTTGAAAACCTTGGCTATTGCCTTGCTGAATAAATTTGACCTCCACTTTAATCCTCTATGGGAAGGTGGGCACATAAAGTTCTTCTCTAAGCACACTCTTTATACCATGCTCGAAGACACCGCTTTTGAGCCGGTTGGTTTTCTTGGCAGCGGAAGATTCCCTTATTTGTGGAAATCGATGGTAATAGTGGCTCAGAAGATTGGCTTAGATGGGAATTTGTAG